The genomic DNA GCTACTATTATCAACACTCTTTAAACTATTATCTTTcgatatataattttcaagGTGTTTCATATCATTTACaatctataaaaaaaaaaaaaatatatatatatatatatatatatatatatatttatttatttatttatttatttatttattcatttatatgttaattttatttttatttttacctcATCATCCTTCACTGATTCAAGATCCTCAAGACTTGAAAAAATATCGACGCTGTCACCATTTTTGATATGCTCAAAAAGTTCAAAGTTTTTTTTCGCATGCTTAATATCATCattctaaaaataaaaaatatacacacatataaatatatatacaacacatacatatatatatatatatatatatatataacatgtttatgttttttttttttttttttttaattttacgTGATTGTTTGGTATTCCCTTTTTATCagtgtaatattttttatggtGATTTGATGGGGTGTTACATAAAACATAATTTTCTATAGGCAAAgaatttcttattttatcatttgtatgtaatataatattatcattatttttgattattttgttatcattattttttaaaacttttttatcattattttgtaagaagtgtttatcattattttgcatgtctaataataatgattgattagataatgaattaaaaagaagaagatgttgattttttaatttttgaatattaagacgtttatttgtaatattatttaaataattctgttgatgtaatatatttttaattaacaTTTGATGATCAGAATTGGTTATATCAtatctattttttaaattatcttgTAATTTAAGTGCTCtatgtttttgtttttttaaataatctatcatatttttcaatatgataagatttttttcatctttttttaaatcatgtttttctttatctatCATCGTTTTTAattgttttcttttattatctgtacattttatttcattttcttttttattataatttttatttaaatttatattttcaatatttattttatttatatcatctataatttcttttatttcatttctaatagctttaatattttcttttttatattttatatctttatataaacataaatttaaaaattctaAGTTACgtctttcttcttttaaacaTTGAtacttttttaattcattttcataTACATAAGCTAAACAATTtacttgttttttttttttttctatatcgattttttttttttttatttcttcttcaaGTTTTCTATTTATCTCTTCAATTTTATAAACATCCTTACTTTCAAtgtgataattttttaaatcagtATAATTAAAATCAATAAGTCTTGTAAAATATTTCTCTTCCTCTgagtatttcttttttttctttttctcttcatctttttctttcttctttcctttatcttttttctttttcttatcaTCCCAATGCAAATCATCACTCATGAAGCGATTACAATCACTGTGGTTATTACCATCactattgttattattattatcacaattattcttattattattatcatcactctTACTGTGAATCTTCTTTTTATGTTTGTCTCccttttctttctttttcttttccttaAAAATTGAATATTTACTACCtcctttttttcttccttcaGAATATGGTGATACTTCACAATCATCATCAGAATGGTCTACACTGTTCTCATCATCCTTATCATTACTATCCTGTTCAACCTTTGAATggctttttttatttttttttattttcttttttttcttcttctcaTTTGTTGAATCTAAATCCTTATCGACCCCACTTCCTTGAACAAACTTATCGTATCCATTATTAAAAGCAAGCTCATCTGTATCATTTACATCATCGTTGTTCATTTGATCATACGCTTCAAAATTAGTTGAAAAAAATggtttatctttattattaatattattgatattatcatcatcattgtCGTCATCCTGCTGCTGCTCCTCctcatcatcattttcttcGTCGACTCCAAAATGAATGGTTTCTTTCTTACCCTTCTTAAggttttttttacttttgaCTGTATCTTCTTTgtttaattcaaaaaaatcatattcCATCTCTAACTTTTCGTTTTCTTCTTCCTCCTCATCTCCTAGATGTTCCTTCTTCTTTGACAGATCTGATTTCAAAATATCTCCTAAAGAAAGTTTTATGgattctcttttttttcctcCCTCCTCATCTGCGTTTTTTCGAAAGGTTACATCATCTGAAGGgcgaaaaaaaataaaataaaataaaataataaaaaaaaaaaataatatcatataaataatgtgtggacaaatatatatacacacaaatacatacatatatatatatacatatatacatatatgtaacaCATAATAttggtatatttttatttatatacatttaaaagcatgttatatttttcttaccCTCAGATGCAAATGTGTTGTCCTTATTTTGAACAGATTGTAATAACTCGACAGGAACAGACAGAGgaatattaattattctCTCCTTTCTTACTTCTActattttattcataataaaaaattcatcTAAATTTAAAAATCCATCGTTATCTATATCCGAAATATTCCATATCTGCATTAACTCACATACAGATATATTTGttgtattcatataatacTCACGAAGAACTGATCcttctattttttcttcattttttatatctaatgatttaaatattctttgataattttctttttctttggAACTCAATTTCCATTTTAAGCTACCCTCCATATTGGATATGTCTGAGAAGGATTTATGTCTAACGATGTCAAAGCTGGGAAGACACGGCGGttctataaaaaattaaaaaatataaaaaataaaacgcacaaaaaaaaaaaaaatatatatataactattcCTTAgatgaataaattatatgttcttttttttttttttttattttttttttttattttttttatttttttttttttattttttttatttttttatttttttttttttatttttttatttttttatttttttatttttatttttttgcaaCTTACGTATAGAAATCAATTCTGCATTTATTACGTTTCCACTCTGAGCATGAGCAACTAAACgacaacaaataaaaaaatcttCTAATGTTAAATATCCTTTATTCTCAACATCACTATATTCCCATAtctaaaatgaaaagaacacatatatatatatatatatatatatatatatatatatatatatttatttatttatttatatttatttattttttattttttttttccttacaGTATGTAATACAGATATTGATAGACCAGAATTCTGAAGAAAGGAAGAGGCTGTCTTGTTGTCTATATATTGATTATCAAATTTATCATTCAagctaaaaaaataaaatataatatatatatatataaagatatatgtatatattattctttttaaacaTACATACAACAAAAGAAGAcacatcaatatatatatatatatatatatatatatatgattttattttattttatttttattttgttacttaaataaatttatataatataaatattcctCTGATGGTAATACAATCCTTTCAGATGaccatatattattattaaccaTGTTCATAGATGGGTTAttcatatacatattgtTCATATCCTTAAAAGATTTATTCATTGTTCCcatatttacaaatatacaaaatataattatatcactaaaatatttttataaacatataaatatatataaatatatatatatattttatatgtgtagaaatatttaatatatatctttttattttttctttacaaAATTAATAAAGAGAAATATTCTAgatctacatatatatataatatatatatatatatatatatatatatatatatttttatttatttacaatattattaatgtatataaaaacaattttctttttcttttcttctgtAGAATCTCAATACTTTACAAACAATGtgcaataaaaaaaaaaaaaatatatatatattaaatatatatatatatatttatttatttatattatatttcttctagttttaattattatatatatatagtaaaatattcaaacatagacatcataataataataaataaaggaatatacatataatatatatatatatatatatatatatatatatatatatatatatatatttcttcttttattttttgttttatttatattgtgtgcattcatatattattcaatacTACATAtacaatgaaaaaaaaaaaaaaattaacatcagttgtaaaagaaaaaaattatgtatataaaaaaaaatgtgtgcatgataaaaatatatatatataaaaatatatatatataaaaatatatatatatatataaaaatatacatatatatattttttttaattattatgtattttattattacattataatataatatatatatatatatatatatatatatatatatgtaatgaaTTGTGTTACTTTATATACGtatagaataaaataaaataaaaagataatataaaaaatattatacaaatcGGTGGTTATATAactaataatttatatatatatatatatatataataatatatttataataatatatttataatagtacattttattttcttgtcctttatatatgtaacaacatttataaaaaagaaaaatacttTAATTAttcatgatatatatatatcaagaaacaacaaaaaaaaaaaacatatatatatatatataatatatgtattttttttttttttttttactcttATCAAAACAAGgaatgaattaaaaagaaataaaattaaaaataatattctttctataaatatataatttatcaatatttacaacatatatataattatatatatatatatataatattttattatataaaacaattctttttaaaaaaaagatataaaagaaactatttatttaaaaaggtttgattttttttttaaatgaatattaggatattataaaaaaaaaataataagaacacgaatgaaattaataaataaaaataatgttattttatatatattataaaaaatatatatttttttttaaataaaagaaaaaaaaaaaaaaaacggtAGCTCCAaagatttttttaatataataaataaaagaatatattatattaaaaaataatatatagataataatactttattatgcatatataaatatatataataatattttattttttttatatattcttttgtatttaatctatattaatttaaGGAATAATGATTGAGagaagtatttttttttttttttttttaaatatatatatatatatatatatttatttatataaataagaattaaataactcggtaaaatacaaaataatgtaagaaaataaactttacaaaaaaaaaaaaaaaaaaaaaaaaaaaaaaaataataaatatataaataaataaaggaagaaaatataaataatttgaatattattaaaaatttattattttatcattttagtATTCCGTAaaaatttctatatataaaaaaaaaaaaaactataatttaatataaaaatagaaaaaaaaaaaaaaaaaaaaaaaagacctGCATTCttcaattatttataatattatgaatattgtcgtatttctttttaataatatataaaacaacaaCGTGTCAAggacaaaaaaaatgaaataaaaaaaaatataatataacttaatatatatatatatataatatatatattatatgttaatgtgttttattttgttttatttttgtgtTTCCTTTTTGaacattatacatatatatatatatgttaatagagcatattaattttaattatttaaagaaatacaaaataaaaaggttatcattataatataaaattctcataaaatataatgtcttcaaatatataaagaaaaaaaaaaacaaaaaaaaaaaaaacaaatgattagataacattattttataaactacaaagttattatattatatgtcacatttttataattaataaatgaaataatattatatcataatatttattatatataaacaaaaattatacatatatataatatatatttatttatgtaatatttttttttatttatatttaaaatacatGACTGCTAATTAGAGAGcacattatatgtatgtaaatCTTATGAGATATTAtggaaataaaaaggaaaaaaataaataaaataaataaatatataaataatatatatatatattataccatttaaatatttatgaatattatgtattaatataatatttttttataaaaaatatatatttgattatattgtataaaaagaaaaaatatacacatatatattatatatatatattatatatatatatatatttatatattcatatattctttagtatgattaaatgaattaaaaataaattaatataatacataaaatgtatactgataaaaaaaaaaaaatcaccTAACACCTTTAATAacctaaaaatataaaacaccaataattatataaaacaaatgaattTTAAATTCAAAACAGTAATAcacaatttaaaaaataaattcaaaCATGAATTTGTGTctgataaaaagaaattatactctcataaatttatgaaatataaatataatatatatgaaaataatgggTTGTTAAATTATGGTTGttcaatgaaaaaatatctaTTTGGTAATCGTAAAGAAGATCAAGATGAGGAATTTAAaggtacatataaaaatgagaATATGAAACGTTATCaaatatggaaatataataataatttatcacaaatagatacatataataatatgatatcatcacaaaaaaaaaatacatataataatatgatatcatcacaaaaaaaaaatacatataataatatgatatcatcacaaaaaaaaaatacatataataattttatatcctCACctaaagataaatataataattattatcatgctctctttaataataataatatctttaatcaaaagaaattattatttttttttatggctATCTGTTTgggtttaaataaaattctgAACACTcaggaagaaaataataattccttaaaaaaaaaaaaaaaaaaaaaaaaaattctgaaCAACCACTTTTTTTTTGGCTTGTCCAATCAAACAGCTAGCTGTTGTGGAATTATGGCATATATGGGGAATAGAGATGCTTCGAAGATATTAATAGATGGTATTGAAATTTTACAAAATAGAGGATATGATTCATGTGGAATGTCAACtataagtaataaaaatgttttaaaaacaaCTAAGTATGCAAGTAATACAACTTGTGATGCtattgaaaaattaaaatcaaATTACCTGAACAGTCATAAAAATGATCATATAGGAATTGCACACACACGATGGGCAACACATGGATGTAAAACTGATGAAAATGCTCATCCACATGTTGATTATGGTGAACGTATAAGTATAGTTCATAATGGTATAATTGAAAATTATAGAGaaattaaaacatttttattaaagaataatattcCATTTAAATCAAATACTGATACAGAGGTAGTAGCTAATTTGATAGGATATTTTTTAGATAAAAAACAATCATTTCAAGATGCTGTTTTGTCAGCCATAACACAATTAGAAGGTACATGGAGTTTTTgtataatacataaaaatcaTCCGGATGAGATGATTTTAGCTTCAAATGGATCACCTTTACATATTGGTTTCAAGGATGATGAGATTTTTATAGCATCTGAACATACAgctttatttatgtttactaatgaatatatatcctTAAAAAATGGAGAAATACTTTCTATAagtaaagataaaataaatgatttaaAATCATTGAAGAAAGTAGAAAGTATTCCAGAAATAGCTATACAAAAAACTCCACATCCATATCCACATTGGACTATTAAAGAAATACATGAACAGTCAGATACTTTATCCAAGTCATTAAATAATGGTGGTAGATTTAGTAGTGGAGATCATTATGTAAAATTAGGAGGATTAGATCCTTATGTACAcgatttaaataaaatagaaaatttaGTTTTGGTTGGATGTGGTACATCTTATTATGCAGCATTATTTGCTAAATATCTTATGAATTACTTAAATTGTTTTAATACTGTTCAGGTTATGGATCCTATcgattttaatatatctgtaataccaaaagaaaaagaaggaGTTATATTCATATCCCAAAGTGGTGAAACACGAGATGTTATAAAAGCCTGTAAATTAGCAGAAGATTTGAATGTAAGGAAATTGTCAGTTGTTAATTCTGTTGGATCAACAATTGCAAATATGACAGGTCGTGGAGTGTATTTAAATGCAGGTAGAGAAGTAGGAGTAGCATCAACAAAATGTTTTACCTCTGAAGTATCCGTGTTAACATTAATAGCCTTATggttttttcaaaataaaaaaaataatcaatcGAGTAATAAGGCAACATCCTTAATTAATTCTTTACATAGATTACCTTTATATGCAGGAGTAACAATTAAATCATGTGAAAATACATGTAAAACATTATCAgagaaatttaaaaataccAAATCTATGTTAATTATAGGAAATGGTTTAAGTTATCCTATAGCACAAGAAGGtgctttaaaaataaaagaattggCTTATATACATTGTGAAGGTTTCACTGGAGCTTCTCTTAAACATGGACCATATGCATTATTAGGTGGTGAAGACAATATCCCTGTaattatgttattatttaatgataaCACCAAAAATGCAATGATCAATACAGGAGAACAAATAAAATCAAGAGGAGCACATATTGTATGTTTAACGGATGATGAAAACTTGGTTAAACATTTTGCAGATGATATCATTTTAATTCCAAATAATGGTGTCTTAACACCTTTACTAGCAGTCATACCTTTACAAATGTTGGCATATTATACGAGTGTAAACAAGGGTATTAATCCTGATAAACCGAGATGTTTAGCCAAAACGGTAACCGTGtcgtaaatatatatgggaCATGAGaagatttttttaatattttttaggtaaataatataaaaatatatataattttgttaaatgattttatcaaaaaaaactatgtagttttttttttttttttttttaaaatacaaCCAAAAAAAAGTTTATGTGTCTCAAAATGATTGAAAtggtataataaaaattatatatatagataaatataaataaatatattatatatatatatatatattatatatatattatgtgcttgcttatgtaataataaaaaaaaaaaaaaaaatgatgttgCCACCACATAACATATGTACATTTTTCATTGcatcattttgtttattaaacGAAGGGTTGATAACATCAAGAGCGTGTTGGCATCcttcattatatttacatcATATACATATCCCCATTTAAAAaactgatatatatattccaaaTTACAATAACGATAAAcatctttataatttatatacctatttaaaaataaataagtaaatataaatgaattcaAATATTGTGTACATTTATAGAATAAGAAAATTTCTGAATTGTTcatgttttttattaatttttgtattttttcctGAACATCCAGATTTTGTTCAGGTGTTTCGAAATGGCTAGctgtatttaatttaatattatgaatatgttGAAAGagattaataaatttattatatgtatatttttgttcttgATATAAGTTATtaatatgatatttattaatataatttaaacaGTTTGGTAAATGAatagttttttttatatcatgtaGAGAATTTTGTTGTATATTAAAATCATGttgttcataattatttatataaaaaatgagatcattaataaaattttcatatatttttttttccataagTTTTCTTTCTATTTCAAATAAATCTACAgcatgtttattattattatgaatattaatattattattattattattataattatcatatatgtTGTCACCCTTGTTATCATTTTCGTTGTCATAATTTTTTGGTATCTTTTTATGTTCTTTTAAATTGATAAAATCGATTAAGTTATTCACACATAATGTTATCGGAGTTTTCAGAAcatccatattatttttatttctcaaTATTTccaattttattaataaacacAAATCttgattttttaaagaaaacaCATTTTTCCTATTAGTTAATAAAAGTTTGTCATCTATAAAAATTTCAGTTTTATTTGTATGCCTATTTTTTCTTAGCtcgatattttttatattacaaaatttttttaagttttgtttattttcatcaaagcaaatatatgatgagttgtattttttaaatatggaaaacacatttttattcaaccttttcataattattttatatatatatataataaatgaaaccCATGGGCTtacacaaataaaaaaaaataaatatatataaatatatatatatatatatatatatatatatatatatatatatatatttatttatttgtttatgtaagtatatatatgaaaataagaaCGATCCAtctatttgtaaatatattattattttcataaaattgaaattttttaataataagaaggaaattttaattcttaaaaaaaaattaaattaaataaaaaaaaaaaaaaaaaaaaaaaaatatatacatatatacacataatatatatatataatataaagtagggcaatatttatcatatgtacatatatacatatatgttgtagatataaaacaaataaagtTAGAGATTatcaaaaaagaagaaaaaaaaaaaaaaaaaaaaatatatatataaataaataaatacatacatacatatatatatatatatatatatatatatatttattaacatataaacTTTTCAACGCTTTGATTattaatgtaaaaaaaataattatattaacataaaaactatataatatttggtTACATTTCTACAatggattaaaaaaaaaaagaaatatgaaaatggttaattaaaaaaaaaaaaaaaagaaagaaaaaaaaaaatatacatatatacacataatatatatatatatatatatatatatatatatatatatatatatatattatgtgtgtataaagttttaaatttgttatgaattatttataaatagtGAGTAAAACATCTAACTCAAAAGTGAATGAAgcttattataaatatatacatatatatatatatatatatatatatatatatatatatatatatttatatttatatatatatattttattttattattagaaaATTCCTGATTGCTTCAACATTTGTAATAGATACATACTCTtgttatcattttctttcttaCATTGTTCATATGTATTTGTATATCCTTTTTTAACCGCATCTactaatatttttcttacattttgattattcaaagattgtaatataaaattttttaaattcatatcatttaatttttgtacTTTATTTAGAAGATAAATAATATCTACATCTTTTTCTTGTTTAATTGCCTGTGTAATATTATCATctgtattttctttattattttcaagaGTAGTTTGTGATTCTTTAGTTTTGAATCCaagaacttttttttttttttttcgtccGAACATACCATCAGCTAAATTTCCAAatccaaaaaaattatttaactCAGAAAACAAATCATTCTGATTAACATCTGATGAGTTATGATGATCAATGGATTCATTtaaatcatcatcatcattagtattattattgttataattattattttcagtGAAGAAGTTTTTTAAGAGCCCTGAAAAAATCGAATTTGGAAATAGATCATCTATTCtatctaaattattatattgataatcattttgattttcatcatctgatgtattcatattattattaagacCATTACCccttataataatttgtgTATGTATGTTATTACCATCATCTGAATATTTCCTTACAATaacattttttcttctattattattattgttgttgctattattattgttgttgttatttttatttttattattattaaatactCTTGAATGTGcaactttttttattatatccttTTCATCATTACAATCActatatgatatttttttagaagataattcttttttaaaatcatTTAACATTTCAAAACTATATTCTGGATGTGCTTCATatagattatataaaaatttgaaTTCTTGTTCTTCTGCTTTttcattaaatttatttacatttgatgatttaaatttatgtaaggaatatatattattattaatttcataatttacaaacttatttataatatctgAAGCTTTTTCATATCCTTCATTAGAAGAATGTTCTTTGTTATCatgatcattattattattagaactatttgtttttattaaaatattatttactattttatttaacatattttgtttttcttcattatttaattttttaaaaaattcgaTAACTtcattatatcttttttcataatctatatttttatcatttttttttaaatattcagaaccatataataatttaatagcatatttttttatgacaTCATTAGTAGTTTTACAGTCTTTCATATAAACATTTTCGTTTTCTAATTCttttgtaatttttaaaaaatttaattccttattttttaatttattataaatatctcTACATTTATCTTCAATTTGTAATTCATCcatatgattattttcatttattactTTTTGATTTGTTATATTCTGTTTCTGATTTGGAAttagtatattattattttgagcataattatttttgttatttatttcatttgtattattcaaatatttttttggaataataagaatattgttttttaaatcaaataaaaatttcttttttaataaaaaatctaAACCTAATAAAATCACatctttattcatatatcCTAAATTACCtgaataaatatttgtttGTAAATCAACAGGTATCTTATGATTCTCATtgcttataatatttatatgattaatattagttttatatactttatatttattttttaatacattctCAATAGTTATACTTGtattcatatcattattattgtaatCATTTGTTCTATTATTAAGAAGAATTGTATTCAAAGTTCCAGTGTCTAAGATAcctttataatatgtattatcaACATTATTATCAAGAGatacattaaaatattttatattattaaaataatcatataaatttatctTATAATATCCATCtttatcttcttcattatcaTGGAAATAatcatttccttttttttttttttcatcatatattccatattcattattatcatcagaATATGATTCTTTTACAGACATTTCCTCTTCATTCGaattaagaaatattttcatttgaaCAGTATCTAAAATAAacttatcataatttttaaaaaaattaaaaccaATAATACCATAGAAATTCATATCtaattcttcattatttattacataaaatggaacttttttttcat from Plasmodium sp. gorilla clade G2 genome assembly, chromosome: 10 includes the following:
- a CDS encoding formin 2, putative, which codes for MGTMNKSFKDMNNMYMNNPSMNMVNNNIWSSERIVLPSEEYLYYINLFNLNDKFDNQYIDNKTASSFLQNSGLSISVLHTIWEYSDVENKGYLTLEDFFICCRLVAHAQSGNVINAELISIQPPCLPSFDIVRHKSFSDISNMEGSLKWKLSSKEKENYQRIFKSLDIKNEEKIEGSVLREYYMNTTNISVCELMQIWNISDIDNDGFLNLDEFFIMNKIVEVRKERIINIPLSVPVELLQSVQNKDNTFASEDDVTFRKNADEEGGKKRESIKLSLGDILKSDLSKKKEHLGDEEEEENEKLEMEYDFFELNKEDTVKSKKNLKKGKKETIHFGVDEENDDEEEQQQDDDNDDDNINNINNKDKPFFSTNFEAYDQMNNDDVNDTDELAFNNGYDKFVQGSGVDKDLDSTNEKKKKKKIKKNKKSHSKVEQDSNDKDDENSVDHSDDDCEVSPYSEGRKKGGSKYSIFKEKKKKEKGDKHKKKIHSKSDDNNNKNNCDNNNNNSDGNNHSDCNRFMSDDLHWDDKKKKKDKGKKKEKDEEKKKKKKYSEEEKYFTRLIDFNYTDLKNYHIESKDVYKIEEINRKLEEEIKKKKIDIEKKKKQVNCLAYVYENELKKYQCLKEERRNLEFLNLCLYKDIKYKKENIKAIRNEIKEIIDDINKINIENINLNKNYNKKENEIKCTDNKRKQLKTMIDKEKHDLKKDEKNLIILKNMIDYLKKQKHRALKLQDNLKNRYDITNSDHQMLIKNILHQQNYLNNITNKRLNIQKLKNQHLLLFNSLSNQSLLLDMQNNDKHFLQNNDKKVLKNNDNKIIKNNDNIILHTNDKIRNSLPIENYVLCNTPSNHHKKYYTDKKGIPNNHNDDIKHAKKNFELFEHIKNGDSVDIFSSLEDLESVKDDEIVNDMKHLENYISKDNSLKSVDNSS
- a CDS encoding glutamine--fructose-6-phosphate aminotransferase [isomerizing], putative is translated as MNFKFKTVIHNLKNKFKHEFVSDKKKLYSHKFMKYKYNIYENNGLLNYGCSMKKYLFGNRKEDQDEEFKGTYKNENMKRYQIWKYNNNLSQIDTYNNMISSQKKNTYNNMISSQKKNTYNNMISSQKKNTYNNFISSPKDKYNNYYHALFNNNNIFNQKKLLFFFMAICLGLNKILNTQEENNNSLKKKKKKKKILNNHFFFGLSNQTASCCGIMAYMGNRDASKILIDGIEILQNRGYDSCGMSTISNKNVLKTTKYASNTTCDAIEKLKSNYLNSHKNDHIGIAHTRWATHGCKTDENAHPHVDYGERISIVHNGIIENYREIKTFLLKNNIPFKSNTDTEVVANLIGYFLDKKQSFQDAVLSAITQLEGTWSFCIIHKNHPDEMILASNGSPLHIGFKDDEIFIASEHTALFMFTNEYISLKNGEILSISKDKINDLKSLKKVESIPEIAIQKTPHPYPHWTIKEIHEQSDTLSKSLNNGGRFSSGDHYVKLGGLDPYVHDLNKIENLVLVGCGTSYYAALFAKYLMNYLNCFNTVQVMDPIDFNISVIPKEKEGVIFISQSGETRDVIKACKLAEDLNVRKLSVVNSVGSTIANMTGRGVYLNAGREVGVASTKCFTSEVSVLTLIALWFFQNKKNNQSSNKATSLINSLHRLPLYAGVTIKSCENTCKTLSEKFKNTKSMLIIGNGLSYPIAQEGALKIKELAYIHCEGFTGASLKHGPYALLGGEDNIPVIMLLFNDNTKNAMINTGEQIKSRGAHIVCLTDDENLVKHFADDIILIPNNGVLTPLLAVIPLQMLAYYTSVNKGINPDKPRCLAKTVTVS